The Papaver somniferum cultivar HN1 chromosome 3, ASM357369v1, whole genome shotgun sequence genome includes a region encoding these proteins:
- the LOC113360376 gene encoding uncharacterized protein LOC113360376: MRVEQRFVTLENYISLLQNQDEQDQITIKHLNQILEMHGFYKIYKQQKVLVDAVNSIEVLLNPFRSTISEKISPASLTKEEIVNALSILDWKDCAVQRIESVVVNTTSASECLAKSPSENHGMDKSFTPEVKKKRSYTKKKDKKEKGQSESGFSTPEKEHERRYRKKENKEKGSLESWFAASWGSKKTRYNSNEPPTDFSSIPLLESLVAKDPVNFED; the protein is encoded by the exons ATGAGAGTGGAACAGCGATTTGTTACCCTAGAAAATTACATCTCCTTACTCcaaaatcaagatgaacaagatcaaatcaccattaaacaCTTGAATCAG attctTGAGATGCATggattttataaaatttataaacAACAAAAG GTTTTAGTGGATGCTGTAAACAGCATAGAAGTGCTATTGAATCCATTTCGTTCAACAATCAGTGAAAAGATATCACCAGCTTCACTTACAAAAGAAGAAATTGTGAATGCTCTCTCAATTTTAGATTGGAAAGATTGTGCAGTACAACGTATTGAAAGCGTAGTAGTAAATACTACTTCAGCTTCGGAGTGTTTGGCTAAATCCCCCAGTGAAAATCATGGTATGGATAAGAGCTTTACACCAGaggtaaagaaaaagagaagttaCACAAAGAAGAAGGATAAGAAGGAAAAGGGTCAGTCGGAATCAGGGTTTTCAACACCAGAGAAAGAACACGAGAGAAGATATAGAAAGAAGGAGAACAAGGAGAAGGGTTCGTTGGAATCATGGTTCGCAGCATCATGGGGTTCTAAGAAGACTAGGTACAACTCTAATGAACCACCTACCGATTTTAGTTCTATTCCGCTTCTTGAATCCCTTGTggctaagg ATCCAGTGAACTTTGAGGATTGA